A region of Plutella xylostella chromosome 29, ilPluXylo3.1, whole genome shotgun sequence DNA encodes the following proteins:
- the LOC125491011 gene encoding uncharacterized protein LOC125491011 — MITLEQMNMLLNRMRTDIVSEITISIKREVNAAVNSALETIRQEFTATTDFLAAEQKDLKTEIESSKKDIKELEAKNFKLQSLVTSLERRVESAEKMSRSLNLEIQAVPERKGENVVTHVKNLCKKVNVPMTDSEIHACRRVAKMDQSSSRPRNILVTLSSMRHRDNIISAVKRYNKANSTNKLNSSDLEITGEACPIFVTEHLSPAVKEIHAAARKIAKEKSYKFVWVKFNRVFMRKDDKSPYLRIKSLECLNNLS, encoded by the coding sequence ATGATCACCCTTGAGCAAATGAATATGCTACTGAATCGCATGAGAACCGACATAGTATCTGAGATAACTATATCTATAAAAAGGGAAGTTAACGCAGCTGTTAACTctgcacttgaaactataagGCAGGAGTTCACCGCAACCACAGACTTTCTAGCAGCTGAACAAAAAGACTTAAAAACCGAAATAGAATCATCTAAGAAAGACATAAAAGAGTTGGAGGCCAAGAATTTTAAATTGCAAAGTCTTGTCACATCATTAGAACGTCGTGTTGAATCCGCAGAAAAGATGTCGCGTAGCCTTAATCTGGAAATACAAGCTGTGCCTGAAAGGAAAGGTGAAAATGTTGTAACTCACGTTAAAAATCTTTGCAAGAAGGTAAACGTTCCTATGACTGACTCAGAGATTCATGCCTGCCGAAGAGTGGCCAAGATGGATCAATCTTCCTCTAGACCAAGGAACATTCTCGTTACACTGTCATCCATGCGCCATCGGGACAATATTATCTCGGCTGTGAAACGATACAACAAGGCCAActctacaaataaattaaactcaTCTGACTTGGAAATAACTGGTGAAGCCTGTCCTATCTTTGTAACTGAGCACCTATCTCCTGCAGTCAAAGAGATCCATGCTGCTGCACGAAAAATTGCCAAAGAAAAATCCTACAAGTTTGTATGGGTGAAATTTAACCGGGTATTTATGAGAAAAGACGATAAATCACCTTACTTGCGTATTAAAAGCCTGGAGTGTCTAAACAATCTGTCATaa